A stretch of Sphaerisporangium siamense DNA encodes these proteins:
- a CDS encoding GntR family transcriptional regulator, which produces SWQLRIADDIRTKIESGHLQPGDKLPGLPDLAQSYGVSLVTVRLALARLKQEGLVISQQGRGNFVRGRHRIRRFGIERYSRSVWGGEQARPLLEAEGGKQGRSIGQTTETDTAPAPAFVADRLPGISEGDTVHVRRRVTTIDGVINQSVDSYFSLETGARSAALLSGEGTGGHIARINAISPVLEIQEELSARMPTGPESSHLQIPEGTPVVEIIRTYHTQDGPLDVTKFVIRADMAAFDYRFPVPD; this is translated from the coding sequence TCATGGCAGCTGCGGATTGCAGATGACATCCGAACCAAGATCGAGTCTGGGCATCTACAGCCAGGGGACAAGCTGCCTGGCCTGCCGGATCTTGCCCAGTCCTACGGTGTCAGCCTGGTCACGGTGCGGCTTGCGCTCGCGAGGCTGAAGCAGGAGGGACTCGTGATCTCCCAGCAAGGTCGCGGGAACTTCGTACGAGGAAGACACCGCATCCGCAGATTCGGGATAGAGCGCTACAGCCGATCGGTGTGGGGAGGCGAACAGGCCCGGCCGCTACTGGAGGCAGAGGGCGGCAAGCAGGGGCGGAGCATAGGCCAGACCACGGAGACCGACACGGCACCAGCACCCGCCTTCGTGGCCGATCGTCTGCCTGGAATCTCCGAGGGAGACACCGTCCATGTTCGGCGACGTGTCACCACGATCGACGGAGTGATCAATCAATCCGTCGACTCCTACTTCAGTCTTGAGACTGGGGCGCGGTCTGCTGCACTGCTCTCGGGCGAAGGAACCGGGGGCCACATCGCAAGGATCAACGCGATCTCACCTGTCTTAGAGATCCAGGAGGAGCTTTCGGCCCGCATGCCGACAGGACCCGAGTCGTCACATCTCCAGATCCCCGAAGGCACACCAGTGGTGGAGATCATCCGGACCTATCACACCCAAGACGGCCCTCTCGACGTCACCAAGTTTGTGATCAGGGCCGACATGGCTGCCTTCGACTACAGATTCCCAGTCCCTGATTGA